Proteins from a genomic interval of Salmo salar chromosome ssa14, Ssal_v3.1, whole genome shotgun sequence:
- the LOC106569613 gene encoding uncharacterized protein isoform X1: protein MPNECCGIGGPSPRPVSSRGRGDRANHQERTTRLKAGGVGGGIREDGCNGRHVPAGSSSEGLVRKKQSLVRKKQSLVRKNQSMVQEKEVGVHENHGSTQENQGSIREKEDSVRAKKGSVRENEGSIREKEGSVRTKEGSVCEQIRQVVSDLEGVLGGLKQVHVEMKEVVQQIDRLTANIDLEEEEGSCNKSPSSGDGHPNPRDCRGGDGLPNPRDCRGGDGLPNPRDCRGGDGLPNPRDCRGGDGLPNPRDCKGVLMFNQGDQRPQYRDMDRTVNQKTTRVQVHTHWTGTGDLVHNHKTPGDHGPQCRDTDHTVIIHDPPPDPRDVSGVHSQKTNGDQVVSLLYRHPDHTVTIRTNSSSPVLTASVIKTNRVGITVLSPMGPLSPSKDPKQDRRGLNGHPPLLGPGRELNHVAPHTPLELEMTPSLPLPLWSQLSDPTAMVGYSVPTLRNQKPPLYPRHNEWVERLSKSPAQPPYPAYPAHPALPVLPHLAQPPYPTHPNHPTHPALPPSDLKTPPYPGKGCSMV, encoded by the exons ATGCCAAATGAATGCTGTGGCATTGGTGGTCCCAGCCCCAGGCCTGTGTCCTCTCGGGGCAGGGGAGATAGAGCTAACCACCAGGAGAGGACTACTAGATTAAAGGCTGGAGGAGTTGGAGGTGGGATAAGAGAGGACGGCTGTAATGGACGACATGTCCCTGCTGGCTCTAGCTCTGAGGGTTTGGTCAGGAAGAAGCAGAGTTTGGTCAGGAAGAAGCAGAGTTTGGTCCGGAAGAACCAGAGTATGGTCCAGGAGAAGGAGGTTGGGGTCCATGAGAACCACGGTTCGACCCAGGAGAACCAGGGTTCGATCCGGGAGAAGGAGGATTCAGTCCGGGCGAAGAAGGGTTCGGTCCGGGAAAACGAGGGTTCGATCCGGGAGAAGGAGGGTTCAGTCCGGACGAAGGAGGGTTCTGTCTGTGAGCAGATCAGACAGGTGGTGTCAGACCTGGAGGGGGTCCTGGGTGGTCTCAAACAGGTCCACGTGGAGATGAAGGAG GTGGTCCAACAGATAGATCGTCTGACAGCTAACATTGAcctggaagaggaagagggatcATGTAACAAGTCCCCTAGTAGTGGTGATGGTCACCCCAACCCCAGAGACTGTAGAGGTGGTGACGGTCTCCCCAACCCCAGAGACTGTAGAGGTGGTGACGGTCTCCCCAACCCCAGAGACTGTAGAGGTGGTGACGGTCTCCCCAACCCCAGAGACTGTAGAGGTGGTGACGGTCTCCCCAACCCCAGAGACTGTAAAGGAGTCCTGATGTTCAACCAGGGAGACCAGAGACCACAGTACAGAGACATGGACCGTACAGTCAACCAGAAGACTACTAGGGTCCAGGTGCACACCCACTGGACTGGTACAGGGGACCTGGTCCacaaccataagactcctggggACCATGGACCACAGTGCAGAGACACGGATCATACTGTCATCATACATGACCCTCCTCCCGACCCCAGAGACGTCTCTGGGGTCCACAGCCAAAAGACTAATGGAGATCAGGTAGTCTCACTACTTTACAGACACCCTGACCATACTGTCACCATACGAACTAACTCCTCGTCCCCTGTCCTCACCGCATCTGTCATCAAGACCAACCGGGTTGGGATCACAGTCCTGAGCCCCATGGGCCCCCTGAGCCCCTCCAAAGACCCCAAACAGGACAGACGGGGGCTCAACGGACACCCTCCTCTACTCGGTCCAGGTAGAGAACTGAACCATGTGGCCCCCCATACCCCCCTAGAGCTAGAAATGACCccctccctacccctacccttATGGTCTCAACTGTCTGACCCCACAGCCATGGTCGGATACAGTGTCCCCACTCTTAGGAACCAGAAACCTCCTCTGTACCCCCGCCACAACGAATGGGTGGAGAGGCTCAGTAAGAGTCCGGCTCAACCACCCTACCCTGCCTACCCAGCCCACCCAGCACTGCCGGTCCTGCCCCACCTGGCTCagccaccctaccctacccacccTAACCACCCAACCCACCCTGCCCTGCCTCCCAGTGATCTGAAGACACCCCCCTACCCGGGGAAAGGCTGCAGCATGGTatga
- the LOC106569613 gene encoding uncharacterized protein isoform X2: protein MPNECCGIGGPSPRPVSSRGRGDRANHQERTTRLKAGGVGGGIREDGCNGRHVPAGSSSEGLVRKKQSLVRKKQSLVRKNQSMVQEKEVGVHENHGSTQENQGSIREKEDSVRAKKGSVRENEGSIREKEGSVRTKEGSVCEQIRQVVSDLEGVLGGLKQVHVEMKEVVQQIDRLTANIDLEEEEGSCNKSPSSGDGHPNPRDCRGGDGLPNPRDCRGGDGLPNPRDCRGGDGLPNPRDCKGVLMFNQGDQRPQYRDMDRTVNQKTTRVQVHTHWTGTGDLVHNHKTPGDHGPQCRDTDHTVIIHDPPPDPRDVSGVHSQKTNGDQVVSLLYRHPDHTVTIRTNSSSPVLTASVIKTNRVGITVLSPMGPLSPSKDPKQDRRGLNGHPPLLGPGRELNHVAPHTPLELEMTPSLPLPLWSQLSDPTAMVGYSVPTLRNQKPPLYPRHNEWVERLSKSPAQPPYPAYPAHPALPVLPHLAQPPYPTHPNHPTHPALPPSDLKTPPYPGKGCSMV, encoded by the exons ATGCCAAATGAATGCTGTGGCATTGGTGGTCCCAGCCCCAGGCCTGTGTCCTCTCGGGGCAGGGGAGATAGAGCTAACCACCAGGAGAGGACTACTAGATTAAAGGCTGGAGGAGTTGGAGGTGGGATAAGAGAGGACGGCTGTAATGGACGACATGTCCCTGCTGGCTCTAGCTCTGAGGGTTTGGTCAGGAAGAAGCAGAGTTTGGTCAGGAAGAAGCAGAGTTTGGTCCGGAAGAACCAGAGTATGGTCCAGGAGAAGGAGGTTGGGGTCCATGAGAACCACGGTTCGACCCAGGAGAACCAGGGTTCGATCCGGGAGAAGGAGGATTCAGTCCGGGCGAAGAAGGGTTCGGTCCGGGAAAACGAGGGTTCGATCCGGGAGAAGGAGGGTTCAGTCCGGACGAAGGAGGGTTCTGTCTGTGAGCAGATCAGACAGGTGGTGTCAGACCTGGAGGGGGTCCTGGGTGGTCTCAAACAGGTCCACGTGGAGATGAAGGAG GTGGTCCAACAGATAGATCGTCTGACAGCTAACATTGAcctggaagaggaagagggatcATGTAACAAGTCCCCTAGTAGTGGTGATGGTCACCCCAACCCCAGAGACTGTAGAGGTG GTGACGGTCTCCCCAACCCCAGAGACTGTAGAGGTGGTGACGGTCTCCCCAACCCCAGAGACTGTAGAGGTGGTGACGGTCTCCCCAACCCCAGAGACTGTAAAGGAGTCCTGATGTTCAACCAGGGAGACCAGAGACCACAGTACAGAGACATGGACCGTACAGTCAACCAGAAGACTACTAGGGTCCAGGTGCACACCCACTGGACTGGTACAGGGGACCTGGTCCacaaccataagactcctggggACCATGGACCACAGTGCAGAGACACGGATCATACTGTCATCATACATGACCCTCCTCCCGACCCCAGAGACGTCTCTGGGGTCCACAGCCAAAAGACTAATGGAGATCAGGTAGTCTCACTACTTTACAGACACCCTGACCATACTGTCACCATACGAACTAACTCCTCGTCCCCTGTCCTCACCGCATCTGTCATCAAGACCAACCGGGTTGGGATCACAGTCCTGAGCCCCATGGGCCCCCTGAGCCCCTCCAAAGACCCCAAACAGGACAGACGGGGGCTCAACGGACACCCTCCTCTACTCGGTCCAGGTAGAGAACTGAACCATGTGGCCCCCCATACCCCCCTAGAGCTAGAAATGACCccctccctacccctacccttATGGTCTCAACTGTCTGACCCCACAGCCATGGTCGGATACAGTGTCCCCACTCTTAGGAACCAGAAACCTCCTCTGTACCCCCGCCACAACGAATGGGTGGAGAGGCTCAGTAAGAGTCCGGCTCAACCACCCTACCCTGCCTACCCAGCCCACCCAGCACTGCCGGTCCTGCCCCACCTGGCTCagccaccctaccctacccacccTAACCACCCAACCCACCCTGCCCTGCCTCCCAGTGATCTGAAGACACCCCCCTACCCGGGGAAAGGCTGCAGCATGGTatga